Proteins from one Microcoleus sp. FACHB-672 genomic window:
- a CDS encoding NfeD family protein: MFNLSKLFAPNPQDTDSNSGLDTVDSSNSDISNFLGSAGAEATVDEVIEGPGKKKGRVYFQGTWWPAVCTLEAVLNPGEVVKVVGIDRITLLVEPFGDNE; the protein is encoded by the coding sequence ATGTTTAACCTTTCTAAGTTATTCGCTCCAAATCCCCAAGATACAGACTCCAACTCCGGGCTAGATACAGTAGATTCTTCCAATTCTGATATCAGCAATTTCTTGGGTTCAGCCGGCGCGGAAGCCACCGTTGATGAAGTAATCGAAGGCCCCGGTAAGAAAAAAGGACGAGTGTATTTTCAAGGAACTTGGTGGCCGGCTGTGTGTACACTGGAAGCCGTTTTAAATCCTGGAGAAGTTGTTAAGGTTGTTGGCATTGATCGCATCACTCTGCTAGTTGAACCCTTCGGTGACAATGAATAG
- a CDS encoding methyltransferase domain-containing protein: MHLQQILLSIVALSSVIGLGGAAHTQQLKVAAEQFQVQNAAPVIQPQEKLSDVPYVPTPSKVVEEMLNVAGVTGNDILYDLGSGDGRIVITAAQKLGTQGVGIDINPKLIQEAFNNAQKAGVTDRVQFLQQDLFTADLSKATVVTLYLLRSVNLKLRPKLLKELKPGTRIVSHSFDMGDWKPDRVVIVENRERKHVLYYWVVPETIPDHLR, from the coding sequence ATGCACTTACAACAAATACTGCTTTCGATAGTTGCCTTGAGCAGTGTTATCGGCTTAGGGGGAGCTGCACATACTCAACAACTAAAAGTTGCGGCTGAACAGTTTCAAGTTCAGAATGCCGCACCCGTTATTCAACCTCAAGAAAAGCTCTCTGATGTGCCTTATGTGCCAACCCCTTCTAAGGTTGTAGAAGAAATGCTTAACGTTGCGGGGGTCACAGGCAATGATATCCTCTACGATCTTGGTAGTGGCGATGGGCGGATCGTGATTACAGCAGCCCAAAAATTGGGCACCCAAGGCGTTGGAATTGATATTAATCCGAAACTAATTCAAGAAGCTTTTAATAACGCCCAAAAAGCTGGCGTAACAGATCGGGTTCAGTTTTTACAACAAGACTTGTTTACGGCTGACTTAAGTAAGGCAACCGTTGTGACGCTTTACCTGCTTCGCAGTGTAAATTTGAAGCTTCGCCCTAAGTTGCTTAAAGAACTCAAACCAGGCACTCGCATTGTGTCTCACAGCTTTGATATGGGTGACTGGAAACCGGATCGGGTCGTAATTGTTGAAAATAGGGAGCGCAAGCACGTTCTTTACTACTGGGTTGTGCCTGAAACTATCCCAGATCACTTAAGATAA
- a CDS encoding RNA-binding S4 domain-containing protein, which produces MPKNENIIRLNQFLKWQGIVDTGGQAKLMIQGGEVLVNGILETRRGRQLVSGDRVTVGGETFEVDLNNA; this is translated from the coding sequence ATGCCGAAAAATGAGAATATAATTAGGCTCAATCAGTTTTTAAAATGGCAAGGAATCGTGGATACAGGCGGGCAAGCAAAGCTAATGATTCAAGGCGGAGAAGTTTTAGTCAACGGCATCCTTGAAACCAGACGTGGCAGGCAATTAGTATCAGGTGATCGCGTTACCGTTGGGGGCGAAACTTTTGAAGTTGATTTAAATAATGCTTGA